The Gopherus evgoodei ecotype Sinaloan lineage chromosome 8, rGopEvg1_v1.p, whole genome shotgun sequence genome includes a region encoding these proteins:
- the RPAP2 gene encoding putative RNA polymerase II subunit B1 CTD phosphatase RPAP2 isoform X5 yields the protein MMMAAAEPPRGGVKARSSRRRAGNKLSSILKNEDVAQRRAALEAAIRKKFEYEKKALRIVEQLLEEDITEEFLVNCGNFITPSHYKDAVEERFIIKLCGYPLCRNRLKNVPKQKYRVSTKTNKVYDITERKCFCSNFCYRASKYFEAQIPKSPVWMREEERPPDIELLKEGQSIWPLGGKLTYSCRNNGRSGEEVKLHDEVIKVSDIENPKTSASQCDSGSHSIYSDSSSDTEQEFVSSILPENRSNATSLVQPLHKKSILKKKPVQNINSTHRDGDHRVINVTEQLSECRLDIQEKKSSCSVTDISSDTIVLENLKNPENYESRCNGSQVVLLGVSKKGAEQLKKILAKSKQHIKPEMSAPLDSHTATHNVLDVLKQTFIEWRTEETYKFLCGSSYATVHLPEHTSAVNCEKEELDEDDLETADDLNDTAAATRESKNSLNQSLPFGGTGATVKPLPSYEKLKEETELLGLRVKEFYKGKCLLSEEATTQAEGEEHPSSVKDDQQGDPILPLVDSHAQMQIRKQIVLEKLRKVLPAVLGPLQITVGDVYMELKNLVKTFSPLIS from the exons ATGATGATGGCGGCGGCGGAGCCGCCGCGGGGTGGTGTGAAGGCGAGATCCAGCCGGAGACGCGCAG gAAATAAACTATCAAGTATTTTGAAAAATGAAGATGTAGCACAAAG GAGGGCAGCACTTGAGGCTGCTATTAGAAAGAAGTTTGAATATGAGAAAAAAGCTCTGCGTATTGTGGAACAACTATTGGAGGAAGATATTACGGAAGAGTTCCTTGTGAATTGC GGAAATTTTATTACCCCATCTCACTATAAGGATGCTGTCGAGGAGCGTTTTATCATCAAACTCTGTGGCTATCCCTTGTGTCGAAATAGGCTAAAAAAT GTGCCAAAACAGAAGTACAGAgtttcaacaaaaacaaacaaagtttATGATATTACAGAAAGAAAG TGTTTTTGCAGCAATTTTTGTTACAGAGCATCTAAATATTTTGAAGCTCAGATTCCCAAAAGTCCAGTGTGGATGCGAGAAGAAGAGAG aCCACCAGATATAGAACTGCTGAAGGAGGGGCAAAG CATTTGGCCATTAGGGGGCAAACTCACATATTCCTGCAGAAACAA TGGCCGGTCTGGGGAAGAAGTAAAACTACATGATGAAGTCATTAAAGTCTCAGATATTGAAAATCCTAAGACATCAGCAAGCCAGTGTGACTCTGGTTCCCATAGCATATACAGTGACAGCAGCAGTGATACTGAACAAGAATTTGTTTCCTCTATTCTACCAGAAAATCGATCAAATGCAACCAGTCTGGTGCAACCATTGCACAAAAAAAGTATACTCAAAAAGAAGCCTGTTCAAAATATAAACTCCACGCATAGAGATGGAGATCATAGAGTGATAAATGTCACCGAACAATTGAGTGAGTGCAGATTAGATATCCAGGAAAAAAAGAGTTCTTGTTCTGTTACTGACATTTCTTCAGACACTATTGTATTGGAAAACTTAAAAAATCCAGAAAACTATGAAAGTAGGTGTAATGGTTCACAAGTAGTTTTGCTAGGTGTGAGCAAAAAGGGGGCAGAACAACTCAAAAAAATACTTGCTAAATCAAAGCAGCATATCAAACCTGAAATGAGTGCACCACTTGATTCCCATACTGCTACACATAATGTGTTAGATGTGCTTAAGCAGACATTTATTGAATGGAGGACTGAAGAAACTTACAAGTTTCTCTGTGGTTCCAGCTATGCTACTGTACACTTACCAGAACACACATCCGCTGTCAACTGTGAGAAAGAAGAACTTGATGAGGATGACTTAGAAACAGCAGATGACCTTAATGACACTGCTGCTGCTACAAGGGAATCTAAAAACAGTTTGAACCAGTCTTTGCCTTTTGGGGGCACAGGTGCAACAGTTAAACCTTTGCCTAGCTATGAAAAACTAAAGGAAGAAACAGAACTATTAGGACTAAGAGTAAAGGAATTCTATAAAGGAAAATGCCTCTTGTCTGAAGAAGCAACAACACAGGCGGAAGGAGAGGAGCATCCTAGCAGTGTTAAA GATGATCAGCAGGGTGATCCCATCCTCCCGCTTGTAGATTCTCATGCCCAAATGCAGATTCGAAAGCAGATAGTACTTGAAAAATTGAGAAAAGT ATTGCCTGCAGTTTTGGGCCCTCTTCAGATTACAGTAGGTGATGTTTACATGGAACTGAAAAATCTTGTGAAAACTTTCAG CCCACTGATATCCTAG
- the RPAP2 gene encoding putative RNA polymerase II subunit B1 CTD phosphatase RPAP2 isoform X4, whose translation MMMAAAEPPRGGVKARSSRRRAGNKLSSILKNEDVAQRRAALEAAIRKKFEYEKKALRIVEQLLEEDITEEFLVNCGNFITPSHYKDAVEERFIIKLCGYPLCRNRLKNVPKQKYRVSTKTNKVYDITERKCFCSNFCYRASKYFEAQIPKSPVWMREEERPPDIELLKEGQSIWPLGGKLTYSCRNNGRSGEEVKLHDEVIKVSDIENPKTSASQCDSGSHSIYSDSSSDTEQEFVSSILPENRSNATSLVQPLHKKSILKKKPVQNINSTHRDGDHRVINVTEQLSECRLDIQEKKSSCSVTDISSDTIVLENLKNPENYESRCNGSQVVLLGVSKKGAEQLKKILAKSKQHIKPEMSAPLDSHTATHNVLDVLKQTFIEWRTEETYKFLCGSSYATVHLPEHTSAVNCEKEELDEDDLETADDLNDTAAATRESKNSLNQSLPFGGTGATVKPLPSYEKLKEETELLGLRVKEFYKGKCLLSEEATTQAEGEEHPSSVKDDQQGDPILPLVDSHAQMQIRKQIVLEKLRKVLPAVLGPLQITVGDVYMELKNLVKTFRLSQIIPVFANSQQSPVYTQFLSTLLEELHFTKEDLESLTRIFRHGSMPE comes from the exons ATGATGATGGCGGCGGCGGAGCCGCCGCGGGGTGGTGTGAAGGCGAGATCCAGCCGGAGACGCGCAG gAAATAAACTATCAAGTATTTTGAAAAATGAAGATGTAGCACAAAG GAGGGCAGCACTTGAGGCTGCTATTAGAAAGAAGTTTGAATATGAGAAAAAAGCTCTGCGTATTGTGGAACAACTATTGGAGGAAGATATTACGGAAGAGTTCCTTGTGAATTGC GGAAATTTTATTACCCCATCTCACTATAAGGATGCTGTCGAGGAGCGTTTTATCATCAAACTCTGTGGCTATCCCTTGTGTCGAAATAGGCTAAAAAAT GTGCCAAAACAGAAGTACAGAgtttcaacaaaaacaaacaaagtttATGATATTACAGAAAGAAAG TGTTTTTGCAGCAATTTTTGTTACAGAGCATCTAAATATTTTGAAGCTCAGATTCCCAAAAGTCCAGTGTGGATGCGAGAAGAAGAGAG aCCACCAGATATAGAACTGCTGAAGGAGGGGCAAAG CATTTGGCCATTAGGGGGCAAACTCACATATTCCTGCAGAAACAA TGGCCGGTCTGGGGAAGAAGTAAAACTACATGATGAAGTCATTAAAGTCTCAGATATTGAAAATCCTAAGACATCAGCAAGCCAGTGTGACTCTGGTTCCCATAGCATATACAGTGACAGCAGCAGTGATACTGAACAAGAATTTGTTTCCTCTATTCTACCAGAAAATCGATCAAATGCAACCAGTCTGGTGCAACCATTGCACAAAAAAAGTATACTCAAAAAGAAGCCTGTTCAAAATATAAACTCCACGCATAGAGATGGAGATCATAGAGTGATAAATGTCACCGAACAATTGAGTGAGTGCAGATTAGATATCCAGGAAAAAAAGAGTTCTTGTTCTGTTACTGACATTTCTTCAGACACTATTGTATTGGAAAACTTAAAAAATCCAGAAAACTATGAAAGTAGGTGTAATGGTTCACAAGTAGTTTTGCTAGGTGTGAGCAAAAAGGGGGCAGAACAACTCAAAAAAATACTTGCTAAATCAAAGCAGCATATCAAACCTGAAATGAGTGCACCACTTGATTCCCATACTGCTACACATAATGTGTTAGATGTGCTTAAGCAGACATTTATTGAATGGAGGACTGAAGAAACTTACAAGTTTCTCTGTGGTTCCAGCTATGCTACTGTACACTTACCAGAACACACATCCGCTGTCAACTGTGAGAAAGAAGAACTTGATGAGGATGACTTAGAAACAGCAGATGACCTTAATGACACTGCTGCTGCTACAAGGGAATCTAAAAACAGTTTGAACCAGTCTTTGCCTTTTGGGGGCACAGGTGCAACAGTTAAACCTTTGCCTAGCTATGAAAAACTAAAGGAAGAAACAGAACTATTAGGACTAAGAGTAAAGGAATTCTATAAAGGAAAATGCCTCTTGTCTGAAGAAGCAACAACACAGGCGGAAGGAGAGGAGCATCCTAGCAGTGTTAAA GATGATCAGCAGGGTGATCCCATCCTCCCGCTTGTAGATTCTCATGCCCAAATGCAGATTCGAAAGCAGATAGTACTTGAAAAATTGAGAAAAGT ATTGCCTGCAGTTTTGGGCCCTCTTCAGATTACAGTAGGTGATGTTTACATGGAACTGAAAAATCTTGTGAAAACTTTCAG